A segment of the Bacilli bacterium genome:
TGGCCAAAATGGACGGCGCCATCATTTTAAGCGAAGATGTAAAACGGATTCTTTACGCGAATACGCAGCTCATTCCCGATTCGCTCATACCTTCCACGGAAACCGGCATACGGCACCGCACCGCGGAAAGGGTGGCGAAGCAAACGGGGCGGCTGGTCGTTTCCATTTCGCAGCGGCGGAATATCATTACGCTGTATCAGGGAAATTTGCGGTATACGTTGAAGGATATCGGCGTCATTTTAACGAAGGCGAATCAGGCGATTCAGACATTGGAGAAATATAAGACGGTGCTGGATCAGGCGCTGACGAATTTATCCGCGGCGGAGTTTGAGGAGCTCGTCACGTTGCATGACGTGGTCGGGGTGATCCAGCGGGTAGAGATGGTGATGCGGATCCGCGCGGAGATTTTACGCTATATCGCTGAATTAGGCACCGAAGGCCGGCTGATCAGCATGCAGTTGGAAGAGCTTGTGGCAAATATCCACGAAGACGCCGCCATGCTGATTAAAGATTACGGCAAAGATACGGACAATGAGAAAATAAAAGAAGTATTCATGCTCCTCAAAAAGTTAAGCGCCGAAGAATTAATGGATGAATTGCAAATTATCAAAATATTGGGCTATCCAGCAGGTGGAGCGACGGATGAGCCGATTCCGACAAAAGGCTACCGCATTCTGCATAAAATCCCGCGCATGCCGGCGGCCATTATCGAAAATTTGGTGCAGCATTTCAAACATCTTGCCTATATTACGATGGCGACCATCGAGGAACTGGACGAAGTGGAAGGGATCGGCGAAGTACGGGCAAGAGCGATCAAGGAAGGATTGAAGCGGATTCAAGAACAGGTATTCATTGACAGACATATATAATTTGCATACAATCAGGAATGAAC
Coding sequences within it:
- the disA gene encoding DNA integrity scanning diadenylate cyclase DisA, translating into MGQLLQLVAPGTPFREGLENVLRAKTGALIVVGYSPEVMQIVDGGFSINCDFSPNYLYELAKMDGAIILSEDVKRILYANTQLIPDSLIPSTETGIRHRTAERVAKQTGRLVVSISQRRNIITLYQGNLRYTLKDIGVILTKANQAIQTLEKYKTVLDQALTNLSAAEFEELVTLHDVVGVIQRVEMVMRIRAEILRYIAELGTEGRLISMQLEELVANIHEDAAMLIKDYGKDTDNEKIKEVFMLLKKLSAEELMDELQIIKILGYPAGGATDEPIPTKGYRILHKIPRMPAAIIENLVQHFKHLAYITMATIEELDEVEGIGEVRARAIKEGLKRIQEQVFIDRHI